TGCGGTATTTTTTTTATTTATAAATACACACTCAATCTCTGGCGAGCCTGCATATGGTGATGCAATAATTGCAGGCTCAATAGGGGATGCCTCAACACTTGTTCCAATATTGGCTTCAGACAGTGCTTCTCAAGATATTGTAGGGCTGGTATTTAATGGACTTCTTAAGTACGATAAGAACATAAAACTGGTTGGGGATCTGGCAGAATCATGGGAAGTCTCTTCTGACAGACTCACTGTTACATTTCATTTACAGGAAAACGTTAAATGGCACGATGGTTTTCCATTTACAGCTTCTGATGTGATGTTTACATATAAAAAACTTACAGATCCAGATGTTCCTACTCCATACGGCGGTGATTTTGAACGAATAAAAAAAGCAGAAATTGTTGATCCTTATACATTCAAAGTAACATACAAAGAGCCATTTTCTCCAGCTCTTGCCAGCTGGGGAATGTGGATTATGCCTGAGCATCTTCTAAAAGATAAGAATTTAATCAAGTGTAGTTTTGCGCGGCATCCAATAGGAACAGGACCATATAAGTTTAAAGAATGGAAAACCGGACAAAGAATTGTTCTTGAAGCAAACAATGACTACTTTGAAGGCAGACCATATATAGATAAGTATGTTTACCAGATAATTCCAGACGATGCGACAATGTTTCTTGAACTTGGCGCTGGGAATATTGATTGGATGGGGCTTAATCCTGTTCAATATACTTATCAGACTAATAAGACATGGTTTAAAACTGGTTTCAGCAAATATAAATATCCAAGCTTTGGTTATACCTATCTAGGTTACAACCTTAAAAACCCGTTATTTAAAAATAAACTTGTTAGACAGGCTTTAACATATGCAATTAATAAGTCTGAGATTATCAAGGGAGTTTTATTAGGCTTAGGAGAGATCTCAACAGGTCCTTTTCCTCCTGAATCATGGGCATACAACAAACACGTGAGAAGATACCCGTATAATCCGCTAAAGGC
This genomic interval from bacterium contains the following:
- a CDS encoding peptide-binding protein; this encodes MKNILPLLAVFFLFINTHSISGEPAYGDAIIAGSIGDASTLVPILASDSASQDIVGLVFNGLLKYDKNIKLVGDLAESWEVSSDRLTVTFHLQENVKWHDGFPFTASDVMFTYKKLTDPDVPTPYGGDFERIKKAEIVDPYTFKVTYKEPFSPALASWGMWIMPEHLLKDKNLIKCSFARHPIGTGPYKFKEWKTGQRIVLEANNDYFEGRPYIDKYVYQIIPDDATMFLELGAGNIDWMGLNPVQYTYQTNKTWFKTGFSKYKYPSFGYTYLGYNLKNPLFKNKLVRQALTYAINKSEIIKGVLLGLGEISTGPFPPESWAYNKHVRRYPYNPLKAKEMLKLCGWKDHDGDSWIDKDGEKFEFEIITNQGNTQRKKCAEIIQQNLRLVGIKVNIRIIEWASFLNEFINKKRFDTILLAWNLGRDPDCFDIWHSSKIKEGEFNFLSYNNPEIDKLLEDGRKEFEIEKRRQIYHRIHEVLAEDQAYTFLYVPDSLPVVHTRFKGIEVSPIGIGYDFIKWYVPKRLQKYTQ